One region of Dryobates pubescens isolate bDryPub1 chromosome 20, bDryPub1.pri, whole genome shotgun sequence genomic DNA includes:
- the PRKAR1A gene encoding cAMP-dependent protein kinase type I-alpha regulatory subunit, producing MAASSSSSSEEERSLRECELYVQKHNIQQLLKDCIVQLCTVRPERPMGFLREYFERLEKEETKQLLNQQKSGSRSDSREDEISPPPPMNPVVKGRRRRGAISAEVYTEEDAASYVRKVIPKDYKTMAALAKAIEKNVLFAHLDDNERSDIFDAMFPVTYIAGETVIQQGDEGDNFYVVDQGEMDVYVNSEWATSVGEGGSFGELALIYGTPRAATVKAKTNVKLWGIDRDSYRRILMGSTLRKRKMYEEFLSKVSILESLDKWERLTVADALEPVQFEDGQKIVVQGEPGDEFFIILEGTAAVLQRRSENEEFVEVGRLGPSDYFGEIALLMNRPRAATVVARGLLKCVKLDRPRFERVLGPCSDILKRNIQQYNSFVSLSV from the exons ATGGCAGcttctagcagcagcagcagtgaggaggagcGGAGTCTTCGGGAATGTGAACTTTATGTCCAAAAACACAACatccagcagcttctgaaggATTGCATCGTACAGTTATGCACAGTGAGACCTGAAAGACCCATGGGGTTCCTCAGAGAGTACTTTGAAAGATTGGAAAAG GAGGAAACAAAACAGTTGTTGAATCAACAGAAGTCTGGTTCTCGCTCAGACTCACGGGAGGATgaaatctctcctcctcctcctatgAACCCTGTGGTTAAAGGTCGAAGAAGGCGTGGGGCCATCAGTGCAGAAGTCTATACAGAAGAGGATGCTGCATCTTATGTTAGAAAG GTTATTCCAAAAGATTATAAGACCATGGCTGCTTTGGCAAAAGCTATTGAGAAGAATGTGCTGTTTGCCCATCTTGATGATAATGAAAGAAG TGACATCTTTGATGCCATGTTCCCTGTCACATACATTGCAGGAGAGACTGTCATACAGCAAG GTGATGAAGGTGACAACTTCTATGTTGTTGATCAAGGAGAAATGGAT GTCTATGTGAACAGTGAGTGGGCCACCAGCGTCGGTGAGGGCGGAAGCTTTGGAGAACTTGCCCTTATCTACGGAACTCCTCGCGCCGCCACCGTCAAAGCCAAGACAAACGTTAAGTTGTGGGGCATTGACAGAGACAGCTATAGAAGGATCCTGATG gggAGTActttgaggaagaggaagatgtATGAGGAATTCCTTAGTAAAGTATCTATATTGG AATCTCTGGACAAGTGGGAGCGGCTCACTGTAGCTGATGCATTGGAACCGGTACAGTTTGAGGATGGCCAAAAGATTGTGGTCCAGGGAGAGCCAGGGGATGAATTCTTCATCATTTTGGAG ggcacagctgcagtgctacAGCGCCGGTCAGAAAATGAAGAGTTTGTTGAAGTGGGCAGACTGGGACCTTCTGATTATTTTG GTGAGATAGCTCTGCTGATGAACCGTCCCCGAGCTGCCACAGTCGTCGCCCGTGGCCTGTTGAAGTGCGTGAAGCTGGACCGACCCCGATTCGAACGGGTCCTGGGGCCCTGCTCGGACATCCTCAAGAGAAACATCCAGCAGTACAACAGTTTTGTATCACTGTCTGTCTGa